The following DNA comes from Bradyrhizobium sp. SK17.
TTTTTGCTTATCTGTCAAGATATCGGAATGAATTTGCAAATCGTTTCGATATCGGCTTATGTCCCGTGCAAAGATGGGAGGCGGCATGGAATTCGGTCTGTCCGAGCGATCGGAGCGTTGGCGGGGCGATCTGATGGCCTTCTTCGAGCAGGAGGTGCTGCCGCGGCATCGCGCCTGGCTCGACCATGTCCGCACCCGCAACGACACGCCGCCCTTCATGGCCGAGCTGCAACGGAAGGCGCGCGCCGCAGGCCTGTGGAATCTCGGTCTGCCCGAACTTGCCGCTGACGAACCGGGCACACGGCTGTCCAATCTCGACTACGCGCCGCTGGCGGAGATCATGGGACGGCTGTTCTGGGCGCCGGAGGTGTTCAACTGCCAGGCGCCCGATGTCCCGAACATGATCGCGTTGCAGAATTGCGCGACGCCGGAGCAGAAGGCGCGCTGGCTGGCGCCGCTGCTCAACGCCGAGACACGCTCGGCCTTCGGCATGACCGAGCCCGACGTGGCCTCGTCCGATGCCACCAACATCGCGACCCGGATGGTGCGCGACGGCGATCATTACGTGATCAATGGCCGCAAATGGTTCATCACCGGCGCCGCGCATCCGGACTGCAGCTTCCTGATCGTGATGGGGGTGACGGATGCCGGCGCCGAGCGCACCAGCCGGCATTCCTGCATCATCGTGCCGATGGATGCGCCCGGCGTGCGTCTGGTGCGGCGGCTGCGCTGGATGGGCTGCGAGGATCATGTCGCGCCGATCGGCGAGCTGGTGTTCGACGATGTCCGGGTGCCCGCCGAAAACCTGCTCGGTGCCGAGGGTGAGGGCTTCAAGGTCGCGCAGGTCCGGCTCGGGCCGGCGCGCATTCACCACTGCATGCGTTCGATCGGGCTGTGCGAGCTGCTGATCGAGCTGATGATGGCGCGCGCCGCGGAACGCAGCGCATTCGGGCGCACCGTGATCCAGTACGACACCGTGCAGCGCTGGATCGCGGAATCCCGCGTCGAGCTGGAGCAGGCGCGGCTGCTCGCCTATCGCTGCGCCTGGCGGCTGGATCAGGCCGGCCATCACGGTGCCTGGCGCGACGTCTCGCTGATCAAGGTCGCGGTGCCGGCGATGCTGCAGAAGATCGCCGACCGCGCGATCCAGGTGTTCGGCGCGATGGGCGGCTCCGACGACACCCCGATTCATCAGGCGCTGGCGTGGGGACGGCTACTCCGGATCGGCGATGGGCCCGACGAAGTGCATCTGCGGCAGATCTTCCGGATGGAGCCGACGCCGGACTGGTCGATCGCCAATTCGCCCTATCTTGCTGCACATCCCGCCTGAGCGGCGCTACAGTGCCCAGCGACATTCCCTGAACGAGGCGCCTTCCGATGACGATGACCGAGCAAGCCCGAGACGCAAAGCCAGCCGCGATCGACAAGGAGCGGCTGCGCTCGAAATACCGCGAGGAGCGCGACAAGCGTCTGCGTCCCGACGGCAATGACCAGTACCTCCAGATCAAGGGCCAGCTCGCGCATTATCTCGAGGATCCCTACACGCCGGTGGTGGAACGCGCGCCGAAGACCGATCACGTCACCTTCGCCTTCATCGGCGGCGGCTTTGCCGGGCTCGCCACCGCGGCGCGGCTGACCGAGGCCGGCGTCAAGGATGTCCGCATCGTCGAGAAGGGCGGCGATTTCGGCGGCACCTGGTACTGGAACAGATATCCCGGCGCGCAATGCGACACCGCCTCGATGGTCTACATGCCGCTCTTGGAAGAGACCGGCCACATGCCGTCGGAGAAATACGCGCATGCACCGGAGATCCTGGCGCATTGCCAGCGGATCGGGCGGCAGTTCAATCTCTATGACAACGCGCTGTTCCACACCGAGGTGACGGGCCTGGATTGGGACGCGGCGCAATCGCGCTGGATCATCCGCACCACCCGGGGCGATGCCTTCACCGCGCAATATGTCGGCATCGGCACCGGCCCGCTGCATGTGCCGAAGCTGCCCGGCATTGCCGGCATCGAGCGCTTCAAGGGCCACTCGTTCCACACCAGCCGCTGGGACTACGACTACACCGGCGGCGATCCCCGCGGCGCGTTGATGGACAAGCTTGCTGGCAAGCGCGTCGGCATCATCGGCACCGGCGCGACCTCGGTGCAGTGCATTCCGCACCTCGCGCGGGCCTGCAAGGAGCTCTACGTATTCCAGCGCACGCCGTCCTCGGTCGACGTGCGCGGCAACGGCCCGATCGATCCCATCTGGTTTGCCGATATCGCGATCCCGGGCTGGCAACAGCGCTGGCTGGAGAACTTCACCGCCAATCAGGCCGGCGGATCGGCCGAGGAGGACCTGGTGCAGGATGGCTGGACCGACCTGTCGAAGCGGATCCGCGCCAAGATCATGCTGCTGCCGCGCGAGCAGCGCACCGTGGAGAACATGCGGGCGGCGTTCGAGGACTCTGACTTTGAGAAGATGGAGGAAATCCGCAACCGGATCGACACCATCGTCGGCGATCCCGACACCGCGAAGAACCTCAAGGCCTGGTACGGTCAGCTCTGCAAGCGGCCGTGTTTCCACGACGCCTATCTGCAAGCGTTCAACACCCCGGGCACCCATCTGGTCGATACCGACGGCAAGGGCGTCGAGGAGATTACCGAGAACGGGATTGTCGTCGCCGGCAAGGAATATCCACTCGACTGCATCATCTACGCGTCGGGCTTCGAGGTCGGCACCGAGTACAAGCGGCGGGCGGGGTTCGACGTGGCGGGCCGCGACGGCATCAAGCTGTCGGACTATTGGGGCGAGGGCATGCGCACCAAGCACGGCATCCACGTCCATGGCTTCCCGAACCTGTTCTTCGTGCAGCCGACGCAGGGCGCCAATCTGATCTCCAACGTGCCGCACAACCTGACCGAGGCGGCGCGCACCATCGCCTTGATGGTCGGTCATGCGCGGGACAATGGTTTCAAGGAGATCGAAGTCAGCAAGGACGCCGAGGACCGCTGGATCGAACTGCTGCTGACTGCGGTCGGCCGCATGATCGGCGGCCCCGATTGTACGCCCGGCTATTACAACAATGAGGGACGCGAGCCCGGGCCCGCGGCCAAGCTCAATGTCGGATATCCGGCGGGTGCACTGGCCTATTTCAAATACATCGACGAGTGGCGCAGCAGCGGTCAGTTCGAAGGCCTGCAATTCCGCTGAGTGACGCGCGGACGGGACGGATTTCCGCCAAACGAGGGAGTGCTCGAGTATGACCCAGACAAGTGCAGGTGAACCATCGCACGAGGCTCCGAAGGCGGCGTCCGCGCCGGTCATCGCGCAGCACGAAGCGACCCTGAAGGCGCTGCCATTCGCCGACACCAGGGATTTCGATGATGCCGCGCGCGGCTTCCTCGGCACCATCGACAACGCGCGAATCACCTCGGCGCAGGGACGGGTGGTCTGGAGCCTCGAGCCTTACGGCTTCCTGTCCGAGGAGAAGGCGCCCGCGACCGTTGATCCGAGCCTGTGGCGGCAGTCGCGGCTCAACATGCACCATGGCCTGTTCGAGGTGGTGCCCGGTGTCTACCAGGTGCGCGGGCTCGACATCGCCAACATGACGCTGATCGAGGGCGACAAGGGCGTCATCGTGGTCGACACCCTGACCTCGATCGAGGGCGCGCGCGCCGCGATGGAATTGTACTTCCAGCATCGCGGCAAGCGGCCGGTCGCCGCCGTCATCTTCACCCACACCCACACCGACCATTGGGGCGGCGCGCGCGGCGTGCTCGACGACGCCATGCTGGCGGCGGGCGTGCCGATCATCGCGCCGAACTTCTTCATGGAGCACGCGGTCTCCGAGAACATCATCGCCGGGCCGGCGATGCTGCGCCGGGCGCAATACCAGTTCGGGCCGTTCCTCGCCAAGGGCGTGCGTGGCCAGGTCGATTGCGGGCTCGGCAAGACCATGGCGGCGGGCGGCGTGGCGCTGCTGCGGCCGACCGACCTGATCATTGCGACTGGCGACAAGCGGGTGATCGACGGCGTCGAGTTCGAATTCCAGATGGCGCCGAACAGCGAGGCGCCCGCGGAGATGCACTTCTTCATCCCGCGCTACAAACTGTTGAACCTCGCGGAGAACTGCACGCACAATTTCCACAATCTGCTGCCGTTCCGCGGCGCCGACGTGCGCGACGCGCTGGCGTGGTCGAAGTATCTCGGCGAAGCCTTGCAGATGTGGGGCGGCAAGGCCGAGGCGATGTGCGGCCAGCACCATTGGCCGGTGTGGGGGCGCGAGCGGATCGACACCATGATCCGCGAGCAGCGCGACCTCTATAAGTTCGCGCATGACCAGACCATCCGGTTGATGAACCATGGGCTCAATGCCGCCGAGATCGCCGAGACGATCCGGCTGCCTGCGAGCTTAGAGGGCGCCTGGCACGGCCGCGGCTATTACGGCCATATCAGGCACAATGTGAAGGCGATCTACCAGAAGTATCTCGGCTGGTACGACGCCAATCCGGTCAATCTCGATCCCTTGCCGCCGGTCGAGGCCGGCAAGAAATATGTCGAGTATATGGGCGGCGCCGATGCGATCCTGAAGCGCGCCACGGCTGATTTCGCCAAGGGCGAATTCCGCTTCGTCGCGCAGGCCGTCAGCCATCTGGTGTTCGCCGAGCCCGACAACACGGCGGCGCGCGCCCTGCTGGCCGATACGTTCGAGCAGCTCGGTTATGCGGCCGAGAGCTCGACCTGGCGCAACGCCTATCTGTTCGGTGCCCAGGAGCTGCGGCAGGGCATGCCGAAGACGCCGCCGCGCTCGCCGATGCCGCGCGAGACGCTGGCTGCACTGCGGACCGAGCAGCTTTGGGACGTCCTCGGCATCCGCCTCAACGGCCCCAAGGCCGAAGGCAAGCGCATCGTGTTGAACTGGAGCTTCACCGACACCGGCGAGAGCTTCGTGCTCAATCTCGAGAATTCCGCGCTGACCTATGTCAAGGGCGCGCAGGCGGCCGATGCGCACGCCAGCTTCACGCTGGCGCGCAGCGTGCTCGACGAGGTCATCGCCAAGCTGACCACGTTCCCGGAAGCGGTCGGCGCCGGCAAGGTCAAGGTCTCCGGTGAGCCGCTGCGGCTCGGCGAGCTGATGATGCTGATGGACGAGTTTCCGCGGATGTTCGAGATCGTCGAGCCGAAGCGGACGGTGGTGAGGTAGAGGAGCCGAACGTTGACCGTCACCCTGAGGAGCACGCTCTTGTGTGCGTCTCGAAGGGGCGACGGCCACCGGCCGGGCCGTGCATCCTTCGAGACGCGCTTCGCGCTCCTCAGGATGACGGTTGACGAGTGTGCTCTCAAATCCCGAGATACGCCGCCTGCACCTGCTTGTTGTTGGCGAGTTCGGCGCTCGTGCCCTGCATGATCACGTTGCCGCTTTCCAGCACATAGGCGCGCTGCACCAGCGACAGCGCGCGGCTGACATTCTGCTCGACCAGCAGGATCGCGGTGCCCATCTTGTGGATCTCGCCGATCTTCTCGAAGGTCACGTCGGTCATCACGGGTGCAAGGCCGAGCGAGGGCTCGTCCAGCATCAACAGGCGCGGCTTCAGCATCAACCCGCGGCCGACCGCGACCATCTGCTGCTCGCCGCCGCTCATGGTGCCGGCCAGTTGCTTCCTGCGGTCGGCGAGCCGCGGGAAGATGCTGTAGACCAGCTCCATCGTGCGCGCGCGATCCGCCTTGGCTTTCGGCACATAGGCGCCGATCTCGAGATTTTCCTGCACCGTCATCTCCGGAAACACCTGGCGGCCTTCCGGAACATGCGCGATGCCAAGCTCGGGGATCCGGTAGGGCGGCAGCGTGGCGAGATCGACGCCGTCGAACGTGACCTTGCCGGCGAACAGTTTGACGAGGCCGGAGACCGCGCGCAGCGTCGTGCTCTTGCCGGCGCCGTTGGCTCCCAGCAGGCCGACGGCTTCGCCGGCTCGAATCGAGATGCTGACGTCGGTGATCGCGGGGACCGAGCCGTAGCTGGCGCTGACGCCGGAGAGCTCAAGCATGGGCGTCTCCCGGAGGGTGCACATAGGAGCCGAGATAGGCGCGGATCACTTCCGGATTCTCCACGATCTCCTTCGGTGCGCCCTCGGCGATCTTCTGGCCATGGTCAAGCACCACGATGTGGCGCGCCACCGCCATGATCGCGCGCATGACGTGTTCGACGATCACGATGGTCAGGCCGCTCGCGGAGAGCTTCCTGACCAGCGCCACCGCCTGGTCGATCTCGGCCGGGTTGAGCCCGGCCATCACCTCGTCGAGCAGCAGGATCTTCGGCTGCGTCGCGAGCGCGCGGGCCATCTCGAGCCGGCGCTGGTCGATCGTGGTGAGGTCCTTGGCCGGGGTCTGCTCCTTGGCGCCGAGGCCGACGAATTCGATCGCTTCGAGCGCCTTGGTGCGGGCGGCGGCGATGTGGCGGTCGCGCAGGAAAGCGCCGGTCATTACATTGGCCAGCACCGTCATCGCGCCGAACGGCTTCGCCACCTGGAAGGTGCGGGCCATGCCGAGCGCGCAGACGTCGTGTGGCTTGAGGCCAACGACTTCGTGGCCGAAGGCGAGCACCGAGCCGGAGTCCGGCCGGTGAAATCCCGTGATCAGATGAAAGCTCGTGGTCTTGCCGGCGCCGTTCGGCCCGATCAACGCGACGGTCTCGTTCTCCTGCACGGTGAAGCTGACGTCCTGCACGGCGCGCAGGCCGCCGAACCGTTTACTGAGACCCTTGATCACCAATGCTTCCGCCATCGCACCGACCTCAGGCCCGCGCCGGCTGGCGCCGGCGGAAACGGTGATAGAGGTCGGTCGCGAACCCGATCAGTCCCGTCGGCCGCCACAGGATCACCGCCATCAGGATCAGGCTGTAGACCGTGAGCTGGATACCGCCCACCGAGCTGCCGAGCCAGCTTTGCAGCAGCGCCGAGGTGGTTTCCAGCAGCACGGTGCCGATCACGGGGCCCCACAACGTGCCGATGCCACCAACGATCGATACCAGCGCCGCTTCGATCGAGACGTTGAAGCTGAACGCGGTCGCCGGATCGATGAAGTAGATGTACTGCGTGTAGAAAGTACCGGCGAGTGCGGTCAGGAACGCGCTGATCATGTATATGTCGCGCTTGACCTTCGGCGCGTTGACGCCGACCGCCTCGGCGGCGTCCTCATCCTCCCCGATCGCGACGAGATAGTAGCCCATCCAGGATGTCTCGATCCTGTGGGTGATCCAGAGGCCGACGACGAGCAGCCCGAGCACGACGTAGTAATACGAGGACTTCTCCTCGAACTGCATCATCAGCGGCGCGCTGCCGAGGTTCGGGATTGTGGTGCCTTCGGCGCCCCAGGCGAAGTCGCGGAACTTGAGGAAGATCAGCATCAGCACCTGGGCGGTTGCGATGGTCGCGATGGTGAAATAGGGGCCGCGCAGGCGGAAGCACAGCCAGCCGATCGGCAGGCTCGCCAGCATCGCCACCACGCCGCCCGCGATCATCCCGATCCAGGGCGAGATGCCGTAATTCACCTGCATGATAGTCGAGGTGTAGGCGCCGAGGCCGAAATAGGCGGCGTGCCCGAGCGAGAGCTGCTTGGCATAACCACCCATCAGGTTCCAGGCGACGCCGATGAACGAGAACAGCAGGATGCGGATGAAAATGTCGATCGCAAACGACGAGGAGACGATTTGCGGCAGCGCGAGCATGACGACCGCGCCGATCGCAAGCCCGAGCCATTTCAACGTGCCTGACGTCTGCATCAGCGGCCCCTCCTGGCGCCAAGGCCGCTCGGCCTGAAGGCCAGCGTCAGCAGCAGCAGCGCGAATACCACGATCAGCCCGGAATCGGCGCCGACGAACTGGATGCCGAGCGATTCCGCGATGCCCATCATCAGGCTTGCGATCAGCGCGCCCATCACATTGCCGAGCGTGCCCATCACGACGGCGACGAACGCCATCAGCACGAACACCTGGCCGACGAACGGATAGGCCGAATAGAACGGCATCAGCAGCGAGCCGGCGGCGCCTGCCAGCGCCAGCGCGGTGCCGAACGCAACCGCGAACACGCGGTTCGGGTTGATCCCCATCAGCATCGCGACATCGCGGTTCTGCGATGCCGCGCGCATGGCGCGGCCGAGGTCGGTGGTGTGCAGGAACACCCAGAGCAGGCCGCTCAGCGCCATCGCGACCGCGAAGGCGATCAGCTTGGCCACCGGAATGTACAGGCCGCCGATGTGCCACGCCTCATCCGAATAGGAGGTGTGGACGGTGCGGTAATTGGCGCTGAACAGCATCAGCGAGAGGTTCAACAGCAACAGCGACAGCGCAAAGGTCAGGAAGATCTGCGGCATGTCGTTCGGCCCGAGCACCCGGCGGATCAGGAAGTGCTGGATCAGCACGCCGGCCAAAAACAGCACCGGCATCGAGACCACCAGCGAGACCAGCGGATCGATGCCGAACTGGGTGGCGAGGAAGAACGAGATATACATCCCGATCATCACGAACTCGCCCTGGGCGAAATTGACGATCTTGACCACGCCGAAGATCAGCGTGACGCCGATGCTGACGAGCGCGTAGATGCCGCCGATGAGCAGGCCGTTGATGACGGCCTGGGCCAGTGTCTCCCACATCTGATCCGACCGCGGTTCAGGTCTTCATCAGCGGGGCGCGGGCGTCTTCCTTGGGGAAGACGCTGACGAGATCGGCGTTCTGCCATTGCACGCCGACCGGACGGCCATAGACGTTCTTGCCGTCGGGCCCGAATTTCACCTTGCCGCCCGGCGCCATCGCCGCATAACCCGAGGAGACGTCGAGCGTCGAGAGCGCCTCGCGCACCTTCTTCGGATCGGCGGAGGCGGCACGCTCCAGCGCGTCCGCCAGCATGAAGGTCTGCGCCACCAGGCCACCGGCATATTCGAAGGCGAATTCGCCGGTGCGCTTCTTGAACTCGACATTGACCTTCTGCGCATCGTCGCTGACGTCGTGGTTCCAGTGCGCGACGCCCTGCAGGCCCTCGGCGGCTTTGCCGACATTCTTGTAGAAATCCGGCATCACGAAGCCGCCCGAGCCGCCATTGATCGCGATGTTGAGCCCGACCTGCTTCACCGTACGCACGATCAGGATGAGGTCGTTGAGATAGGACAGCGAGAACAGCGTATTGGCGCCGGAGGCCTTGACCTTGTTGATCAGCGGGCTGGCGTCGGTGAAGCCGGCCGAATAAGGCTCGAACATCACGATCTCGACGCCTTCACCCGGCGCCAACTCCTTGAGCCCGTTCGAGGTCGAGGTGCCAAACGCGGTGTTCTCGAAGATGACGGCGACCTTGGCCTGCTCGCTGACCAGCTTGGCCATCTGCAACTGCGCCTTGGCGAATTGCGAGGCGCGCGCAAACGGCGTGAAGGTGTAGCTGCGTCCCTTGTTGAGCTGGTCGGAGCTCGAGCCGGTGATGATCGGAACCCGGGCGCGCTCGCACACCTCGCTCGCGATCAAGGTCAGTGCGCTGGCGTAGCAGCCGTGGATCGCCGACAGCTTGTTGCCTGATATCAGGCGGTCGGTCTCGGTGCGGGTCACCGTGGTGTCGCTCTGCACGTCGGAGATGATGAGGTTGAGCTTGGCGCCGCCGAGCGATTTGATGCCGCCGGCCTCGTTGACCATGTCGACCGCGAGCTTCGCCGCGGCGACGCAGCCGGTGCCGATCTGCGCCATGCTTCCGGTGGTCGGATAGAGCGCGCCGATGTTGATCGGGTCGGCGGCCCAGCCTCGTAGCGGCACCGCGCCGAATGCGCCGGCCGCGAGCGCGCCACCGGTCCTGGCGAGGAATTTGCGGCGGTTCAGCTTTGTCCGTGAGGCCTTGGTCGGCGCAGTATTATTAATGGCCGACGGCTTGCGGTCCCCTGTCATGGCGTTCCCCCTGTGCGACCACGGCCCGGTTGCTCCGTCCGCTCGCTTATTATTTTTTGCTCAAGCGGGGTGCATAAGAGCACGTAATCCGGCAATCGCAAAGGCGATATCGGTTACGCCTTGAGGAAACGCTGCAACGATAGTTGCGTCGCAGCAATCGCGCAGCGCGCGCACGGGAGCGGTTCACTGCGTGAGAGTTGCCGTAGAGGGGCACAGTATTATTGACAATCGAATGAGCCAACGGACCGGCACTGGCAGTGCCGGCCGGCACGCCGGATCATTCGATCGGCCGCTGCAACGGCTACTCGGCGCTCGCCACCAGCTTGAAGCGCGGCTTGGCTTCCATCAGGCTGCGGTAGGCGGCGAGATAGTCGAGTGCCATCCGCCGCGCGGTGAAGCGGGTCTCGAACTGCTTGCGGATGGCGTCGCGGTTGAGCGTCGACAGGCGGCCGACCGAGGAGACCGCGCTGAGCTCGTCCTCGACGATGAAGCCGGTCAGGCCGTCCTCGATGATCTCCGGCACCGAGCCGCGGTTATACGCAATAACCGGCGTGCCGCACGCCATGGCCTCGATCATCACGAGCCCAAACGGCTCCGGCCAGTCGATCGGAACCAAAAGCCCGATCGCGCCGCTGAGAAAATCCGGCTTCTCACGGTCGCTGATCTCGCCGATGAACTCGACCAGCGGATTGTTCGTGATCAGCGGCTTGATCAACTCGTCGTAATATTCCTGATCGGCCCGGTCGACCTTGGCGGCGATCTTCAGCGGAATGCCGCAGCGGGTCGCGATCTTGATCGCGCGATCGACGCCTTTCTCCGGTGCGATGCGCCCAAGCACGGCGAGATAGGATTGCCTGGCCGGTTGCGGCGTCAGCAAATTCTCCGGCAAGCCATGATGGATGGTCCGCACCCATTGCGCCTGCGGTACCGGCCGCCGTTGCGCGTTGGAGATCGAGATCACCGGGATCTTGGAGAAGGTGTTGAACACGGGTTGGTGCTCCGGGAGGTCGAGCCGTCCGTGCAACGTGGTGACGAACGGCGTCGGCTGCCGCGCGAACAACGACCACGGATAGTAATCGAGATGGCAGTGCAGGAAGTCGAACTCGTCGTCGTCGGCCTTCTGCCGCACGCGTTCCAGCATCACCATGTGCAGCGCGTTGGGATCGCGGACGGAGCCGTCTAGGCGCAGTGCCTTCGGCCAGGTCGCATCGAGCTTCGCGGAGGTCTGTGAATCGCCACTGGCGAACAACGTCACGTCATGTCCAAGTGTTACAAGTTCTTCGGTCAGCCAGTGCACGACCCGTTCGGTGCCGCCGTACAGCTTCGGGGGAACAGCCTCTGTCAGCGGGGCAACCTGCGCGATGCGCATTTCTCCGTCTCCTGTTTGTAATGTGGATGTACCCTCAGCCCTCTTGAGATGGCACCGACATGCCGAAGACGGGAACGTTCTCGCACGTGCGAGGTTCCTTAGGTGTGGGAGTTCTGCCGCTTCTTTCTTCCATCACACTGTGGTCTTGCTGATGCCATCTCGCTCCAACAGGTTTTTGCCGACGCCAGCGTTGCAAAAATGTTGCGCAGTGATGGCTGCACCAAGGAATTCCGCCGTCGCCCTTCACGTCATCGTGCGCGAGAATTTCGACTAAAAATTTCTCGTTCACCCTCAACAGGTTTGCAGGACGTCATGGATCATCTGTCAGGCTATGCGCATCGCCCATTTCCATTCGTGCTGCGCTATCTGCGCCGGCGGCTCCCCTCGCATGTCGTGATCTTGTCCGCCGTCGTTGCGGCCGTTGCCTGCTCGGTAGGCACGCAATACGGCGTGAAGAATCTGGTTGATGCTTTGTCGGCGGGGCCATCATCCGCAAATGGCGTATGGCTGGCATTCGCTCTGCTCATGTCGCTGATCGCGGCCGACAACTTCCTGTGGAGGATCGCGAGCTGGACCGCGAGCTACACCTTCGTCAGCGTCACCGGAGATCTCCGCCGTGACATGTTCCGCCATCTCACCGGTCACGCGCCGAGCTATTTCACCGACCGGCTGCC
Coding sequences within:
- a CDS encoding acyl-CoA dehydrogenase family protein, yielding MEFGLSERSERWRGDLMAFFEQEVLPRHRAWLDHVRTRNDTPPFMAELQRKARAAGLWNLGLPELAADEPGTRLSNLDYAPLAEIMGRLFWAPEVFNCQAPDVPNMIALQNCATPEQKARWLAPLLNAETRSAFGMTEPDVASSDATNIATRMVRDGDHYVINGRKWFITGAAHPDCSFLIVMGVTDAGAERTSRHSCIIVPMDAPGVRLVRRLRWMGCEDHVAPIGELVFDDVRVPAENLLGAEGEGFKVAQVRLGPARIHHCMRSIGLCELLIELMMARAAERSAFGRTVIQYDTVQRWIAESRVELEQARLLAYRCAWRLDQAGHHGAWRDVSLIKVAVPAMLQKIADRAIQVFGAMGGSDDTPIHQALAWGRLLRIGDGPDEVHLRQIFRMEPTPDWSIANSPYLAAHPA
- a CDS encoding NAD(P)/FAD-dependent oxidoreductase translates to MTMTEQARDAKPAAIDKERLRSKYREERDKRLRPDGNDQYLQIKGQLAHYLEDPYTPVVERAPKTDHVTFAFIGGGFAGLATAARLTEAGVKDVRIVEKGGDFGGTWYWNRYPGAQCDTASMVYMPLLEETGHMPSEKYAHAPEILAHCQRIGRQFNLYDNALFHTEVTGLDWDAAQSRWIIRTTRGDAFTAQYVGIGTGPLHVPKLPGIAGIERFKGHSFHTSRWDYDYTGGDPRGALMDKLAGKRVGIIGTGATSVQCIPHLARACKELYVFQRTPSSVDVRGNGPIDPIWFADIAIPGWQQRWLENFTANQAGGSAEEDLVQDGWTDLSKRIRAKIMLLPREQRTVENMRAAFEDSDFEKMEEIRNRIDTIVGDPDTAKNLKAWYGQLCKRPCFHDAYLQAFNTPGTHLVDTDGKGVEEITENGIVVAGKEYPLDCIIYASGFEVGTEYKRRAGFDVAGRDGIKLSDYWGEGMRTKHGIHVHGFPNLFFVQPTQGANLISNVPHNLTEAARTIALMVGHARDNGFKEIEVSKDAEDRWIELLLTAVGRMIGGPDCTPGYYNNEGREPGPAAKLNVGYPAGALAYFKYIDEWRSSGQFEGLQFR
- a CDS encoding alkyl/aryl-sulfatase, whose translation is MTQTSAGEPSHEAPKAASAPVIAQHEATLKALPFADTRDFDDAARGFLGTIDNARITSAQGRVVWSLEPYGFLSEEKAPATVDPSLWRQSRLNMHHGLFEVVPGVYQVRGLDIANMTLIEGDKGVIVVDTLTSIEGARAAMELYFQHRGKRPVAAVIFTHTHTDHWGGARGVLDDAMLAAGVPIIAPNFFMEHAVSENIIAGPAMLRRAQYQFGPFLAKGVRGQVDCGLGKTMAAGGVALLRPTDLIIATGDKRVIDGVEFEFQMAPNSEAPAEMHFFIPRYKLLNLAENCTHNFHNLLPFRGADVRDALAWSKYLGEALQMWGGKAEAMCGQHHWPVWGRERIDTMIREQRDLYKFAHDQTIRLMNHGLNAAEIAETIRLPASLEGAWHGRGYYGHIRHNVKAIYQKYLGWYDANPVNLDPLPPVEAGKKYVEYMGGADAILKRATADFAKGEFRFVAQAVSHLVFAEPDNTAARALLADTFEQLGYAAESSTWRNAYLFGAQELRQGMPKTPPRSPMPRETLAALRTEQLWDVLGIRLNGPKAEGKRIVLNWSFTDTGESFVLNLENSALTYVKGAQAADAHASFTLARSVLDEVIAKLTTFPEAVGAGKVKVSGEPLRLGELMMLMDEFPRMFEIVEPKRTVVR
- a CDS encoding ABC transporter ATP-binding protein; its protein translation is MLELSGVSASYGSVPAITDVSISIRAGEAVGLLGANGAGKSTTLRAVSGLVKLFAGKVTFDGVDLATLPPYRIPELGIAHVPEGRQVFPEMTVQENLEIGAYVPKAKADRARTMELVYSIFPRLADRRKQLAGTMSGGEQQMVAVGRGLMLKPRLLMLDEPSLGLAPVMTDVTFEKIGEIHKMGTAILLVEQNVSRALSLVQRAYVLESGNVIMQGTSAELANNKQVQAAYLGI
- a CDS encoding ABC transporter ATP-binding protein, which codes for MAEALVIKGLSKRFGGLRAVQDVSFTVQENETVALIGPNGAGKTTSFHLITGFHRPDSGSVLAFGHEVVGLKPHDVCALGMARTFQVAKPFGAMTVLANVMTGAFLRDRHIAAARTKALEAIEFVGLGAKEQTPAKDLTTIDQRRLEMARALATQPKILLLDEVMAGLNPAEIDQAVALVRKLSASGLTIVIVEHVMRAIMAVARHIVVLDHGQKIAEGAPKEIVENPEVIRAYLGSYVHPPGDAHA
- a CDS encoding branched-chain amino acid ABC transporter permease, whose amino-acid sequence is MQTSGTLKWLGLAIGAVVMLALPQIVSSSFAIDIFIRILLFSFIGVAWNLMGGYAKQLSLGHAAYFGLGAYTSTIMQVNYGISPWIGMIAGGVVAMLASLPIGWLCFRLRGPYFTIATIATAQVLMLIFLKFRDFAWGAEGTTIPNLGSAPLMMQFEEKSSYYYVVLGLLVVGLWITHRIETSWMGYYLVAIGEDEDAAEAVGVNAPKVKRDIYMISAFLTALAGTFYTQYIYFIDPATAFSFNVSIEAALVSIVGGIGTLWGPVIGTVLLETTSALLQSWLGSSVGGIQLTVYSLILMAVILWRPTGLIGFATDLYHRFRRRQPARA
- a CDS encoding branched-chain amino acid ABC transporter permease, with product MWETLAQAVINGLLIGGIYALVSIGVTLIFGVVKIVNFAQGEFVMIGMYISFFLATQFGIDPLVSLVVSMPVLFLAGVLIQHFLIRRVLGPNDMPQIFLTFALSLLLLNLSLMLFSANYRTVHTSYSDEAWHIGGLYIPVAKLIAFAVAMALSGLLWVFLHTTDLGRAMRAASQNRDVAMLMGINPNRVFAVAFGTALALAGAAGSLLMPFYSAYPFVGQVFVLMAFVAVVMGTLGNVMGALIASLMMGIAESLGIQFVGADSGLIVVFALLLLTLAFRPSGLGARRGR
- a CDS encoding ABC transporter substrate-binding protein — its product is MTGDRKPSAINNTAPTKASRTKLNRRKFLARTGGALAAGAFGAVPLRGWAADPINIGALYPTTGSMAQIGTGCVAAAKLAVDMVNEAGGIKSLGGAKLNLIISDVQSDTTVTRTETDRLISGNKLSAIHGCYASALTLIASEVCERARVPIITGSSSDQLNKGRSYTFTPFARASQFAKAQLQMAKLVSEQAKVAVIFENTAFGTSTSNGLKELAPGEGVEIVMFEPYSAGFTDASPLINKVKASGANTLFSLSYLNDLILIVRTVKQVGLNIAINGGSGGFVMPDFYKNVGKAAEGLQGVAHWNHDVSDDAQKVNVEFKKRTGEFAFEYAGGLVAQTFMLADALERAASADPKKVREALSTLDVSSGYAAMAPGGKVKFGPDGKNVYGRPVGVQWQNADLVSVFPKEDARAPLMKT